A portion of the Sus scrofa isolate TJ Tabasco breed Duroc chromosome 5, Sscrofa11.1, whole genome shotgun sequence genome contains these proteins:
- the COL2A1 gene encoding LOW QUALITY PROTEIN: collagen alpha-1(II) chain (The sequence of the model RefSeq protein was modified relative to this genomic sequence to represent the inferred CDS: inserted 1 base in 1 codon), whose protein sequence is MIRLGAPQTLVLLTLLVAAVLRCHGQDVQKAGSCVQDGQRYNDKDVWKPEPCRICVCDTGTVLCDDIICEDLKDCLSPETPFGECCPICSTDLATASGQLGPKGQKGEPGDIKDIVGPKGPPGPQGPAGEQGPRGDRGDKGEKGAPGPRGRDGEPGTPGNPGPPGPPGPPGPPGLGGNFAAQMAGGFDEKAGGAQMGVMQGPMGPMGPRGPPGPAGAPGPQGFQGNPGEPGEPGVSGPMGPRGPPGPPGKPGDDGEAGKPGKSGERGPPGPQGARGFPGTPGLPGVKGHRGYPGLDGAKGEAGAPGVKGESGSPGENGSPGPMGPRGLPGERGRTGPAGAAGARGNDGQPGPAGPPGPVGPAGGPGFPGAPGAKGEAGPTGARGPEGAQGPRGEPGNPGSPGPAGASGNPGTDGIPGAKGSAGAPGIAGAPGFPGPRGPPGPQGATGPLGPKGQTGEPGIAGFKGEQGPKGEPGPAGPQGAPGPAGEEGKRGARGEPGGAGPAGPPGERGAPGNRGFPGQDGLAGPKGAPGERGPSGLAGPKGANGDPGRPGEPGLPGARGLTGRPGDAGPQGKVGPSGAPGEDGRPGPPGPQGARGQPGVMGFPGPKGANGEPGKAGEKGLPGAPGLRGLPGKDGETGAAGPPGPAGPAGERGEQGAPGPSGFQGLPGPPGAPGEGGKPGDQGVPGEAGAPGXVGPRGERGFPGERGSPGSQGLQGPRGLPGTPGTDGPKGASGPAGPPGAQGPPGLQGMPGERGAAGIAGPKGDRGDVGEKGPEGAPGKDGGRGLTGPIGPPGPAGANGEKGEVGPPGPAGTAGARGAPGERGETGPPGPAGFAGPPGADGQPGAKGEQGEAGQKGDAGAPGPQGPSGAPGPQGPTGVTGPKGARGAQGPPGATGFPGAAGRVGPPGSNGNPGPPGPPGPSGKDGPKGARGDSGPPGRAGDPGLQGPAGPPGEKGEPGEDGPSGPDGPPGPQGLAGQRGIVGLPGQRGERGFPGLPGPSGEPGKQGAPGASGDRGPPGPVGPPGLTGPSGEPGREGSPGADGPPGRDGAAGVKGDRGETGAAGAPGAPGPPGSPGPAGPTGKQGDRGEAGAQGPMGPAGPAGARGMPGPQGPRGDKGEAGEAGERGLKGHRGFTGLQGLPGPPGPSGDQGASGPAGPSGPRGPPGPVGPSGKDGANGIPGPIGPPGPRGRSGETGPAGPPGTPGPPGPPGPPGPGIDMSAFAGLGQREKGPDPLQYMRADEAAGNLRQHDAEVDATLKSLNNQIESIRSPEGSRKNPARTCRDLKLCHPEWKSGDYWIDPNQGCTLDAMKVFCNMETGETCVYPSPASVPKKNWWSSKSKDKKHIWFGETINGGFHFSYGDDNLAPNTANVQMTFLRLLSTEGSQNITYHCKNSIAYLDEAAGNLKKALLIQGSNDVEIRAEGNSRFTYTVLKDGCTKHTGKWGQTMIEYRSQKTSRLPIIDIAPMDIGGPEQEFGVDIGPVCFL, encoded by the exons ATGATCCGCCTCGGGGCTCCCCAGACGCTGGTGCTGCTGACGCTGCTCGTCGCCGCTGTCCTTCGGTGTCACGGCCAGGATGTCC agaaggctggcagctgcgtgCAGGATGGGCAGAGGTATAATGATAAGGATGTGTGGAAGCCCGAGCCCTGCCggatctgtgtctgtgacacTGGGACTGTCCTCTGCGACGACATAATCTGTGAAGACCTGAAAGACTGCCTCAGCCCCGAGACCCCCTTCGGAGAGTGCTGCCCCATCTGCTCCACCGACCTCGCCACTGCCAGtg GGCAACTGGGACCAAAG GGACAGAAAGGAGAACCTGGAGACATCAAAGAT ATTGTAGGACCCAAAGGACCTCCTGGGCCTCAG GGACCTGCAGGTGAACAAGGACCCAGAGGTGATCGTGGTGACAAAGGTGAAAAA GGTGCTCCTGGACCTCGTGGCAGAGATGGAGAGCCTGGGACCCCTGGAAATCCTGGGCCCCCTGGTCCTCCTGGTCCCCCTGGTCCCCCTGGCCTTGGTGGA AACTTCGCTGCCCAGATGGCTGGAGGATTCGATGAGAAGGCTGGTGGCGCCCAGATGGGAGTCATGCAGGGACCAATG GGCCCCATGGGACCTCGGGGACCTCCAGGCCCTGCTGGTGCTCCC GGACCTCAAGGATTTCAAGGCAACCCTGGAGAGCCTGGAGAGCCTGGCGTGTCG GGTCCCATGGGTCCCCGAGGTCCTCCTGGCCCCCCTGGAAAACCTGGTGATGAT GGTGAAGCTGGAAAGCCTGGAAAATCTGGCGAGAGAGGCCCTCCTGGCCCTCAG GGTGCTCGCGGCTTCCCAGGAACCCCAGGCCTTCCTGGTGTCAAAGGTCACAGA GGTTACCCAGGTCTAGATGGTGCTAAGGGAGAAGCTGGTGCTCCAGGCGTGAAG GGTGAGAGTGGTTCCCCAGGAGAGAATGGTTCTCCAGGCCCAATG GGTCCCCGCGGCCTGCCTGGTGAGAGAGGACGGACTGGCCCTGCTGGCGCTGCG GGTGCCCGGGGCAACGACGGTCAACCAGGCCCTGCAGGGCCTCCG GGTCCCGTGGGTCCTGCTGGCGGTCCTGGCTTCCCTGGTGCTCCCGGTGCCAAG GGTGAAGCTGGCCCCACTGGTGCTCGAGGTCCTGAAGGCGCCCAAGGTCCTCGAGGTGAACCTGGAAATCCTGGGTCCCCTGGGCCAGCTGGTGCCTCT GGTAACCCTGGAACTGATGGAATTCCTGGAGCTAAAGGATCTGCT GGTGCTCCTGGCATTGCTGGTGCTCCTGGCTTCCCCGGGCCCCGTGGTCCACCCGGCCCTCAAGGTGCAACTGGTCCTCTGGGCCCGAAAGGTCAAACG GGTGAGCCTGGAATTGCTGGCTTCAAAGGCGAACAAGGCCCCAAGGGAGAACCG GGCCCTGCTGGTCCCCAAGGAGCCCCCGGTCCTGCTGGTGAAGAAGGCAAAAGAGGTGCCCGTGGAGAGCCTGGTGGTGCTGGGCCTGCCGGTCCCCCTGGAGAAAGA GGTGCTCCTGGCAACCGTGGTTTCCCTGGTCAAGATGGTCTAGCAGGTCCCAAG GGAGCCCCTGGAGAGCGAGGTCCCAGTGGCCTTGCTGGTCCCAAGGGAGCCAACGGTGACCCTGGCCGTCCCGGAGAGCCTGGCCTTCCTGGAGCCCGG GGTCTCACGGGTCGCCCTGGTGATGCTGGTCCTCAAGGCAAAGTTGGTCCTTCC GGAGCTCCTGGTGAAGATGGTCGCCCTGGACCTCCAGGTCCCCAAGGGGCTCGTGGGCAGCCTGGTGTCATGGGTTTCCCTGGCCCCAAAGGTGCCAAT gGTGAGCCTGGCAAAGCTGGTGAGAAGGGACTGCCTGGTGCTCCTGGCCTGAGA ggTCTTCCTGGCAAAGATGGCGAGACAGGTGCTGCAGGTCCTCCTGGACCCGCC GGACCTGCTGGTGAACGAGGCGAGCAGGGTGCTCCTGGGCCATCTGGCTTCCAG GGACTTCCTGGCCCTCCCGGTGCCCCAGGTGAAGGTGGGAAACCAGGTGATCAG GGCGTTCCTGGTGAAGCTGGAGCTCCTG TCGTGGGTCCCAGG GGTGAACGAGGTTTCCCAGGGGAGCGTGGCTCTCCCGGATCCCAGGGTCTCCAGGGGCCCCGCGGCCTCCCCGGAACTCCTGGCACGGATGGTCCCAAA GGCGCATCTGGCCCAGCTGGCCCCCCTGGGGCTCAGGGCCCTCCAGGTCTGCAGGGGATGCCCGGTGAGAGGGGAGCTGCTGGTATTGCCGGGCCCAAGGGAGACCGG GGCGATGTTGGTGAGAAAGGCCCCGAGGGAGCCCCCGGGAAAGACGGCGGAAGA GGTCTGACTGGCCCCATCGGCCCCCCTGGCCCAGCGGGTGCTAACGGTGAGAAG GGAGAAGTTGGACCTCCTGGTCCTGCAGGAACTGCTGGTGCTCGTGGCGCCCCG GGTGAACGTGGAGAGACTGGACCCCCCGGACCTGCTGGATTCGCTGGTCCTCCC GGTGCTGACGGCCAGCCCGGTGCCAAAGGCGAGCAAGGAGAGGCCGGCCAGAAAGGTGACGCTGGTGCCCCAGGTCCTCAGGGGCCCTCTGGAGCTCCTGGGCCTCAG ggtCCCACTGGTGTGACTGGTCCTAAAGGAGCCCGAGGTGCTCAAGGCCCCCCG GGAGCCACCGGATTCCCCGGAGCTGCTGGCCGCGTCGGACCCCCAGGCTCCAAT GGCAACCCTGGACCCCCTGGTCCCCCTGGTCCTTCTGGAAAAGATGGTCCCAAAGGCGCTCGAGGAGACAGTGGCCCCCCTGGCCGAGCTGGTGACCCTGGCCTCCAAGGTCCTGCTGGACCCCCTGGCGAGAAGGGAGAGCCTGGAGAGGATGGTCCCTCT GGTCCTGATGGTCCTCCAGGTCCCCAGGGTCTGGCTGGTCAACGGGGCATCGTCGGTCTGCCTGGACAGCGTGGTGAGCGAGGATTCCCCGGCCTGCCTGGCCCATCG GGCGAGCCTGGCAAGCAGGGAGCTCCCGGAGCATCTGGAGACCGAGGTCCCCCTGGTCCTGTCGGTCCTCCCGGCCTGACTGGTCCTTCTGGTGAACCTGGACGTGAG GGAAGCCCCGGTGCTGATGGCCCCCCTGGCAGAGATGGTGCAGCTGGAGTCAAG GGTGATCGTGGTGAGACTGGTGCTGCGGGCGCTCCTGGAGCCCCTGGGCCCCCTGGCTCTCCTGGCCCCGCCGGCCCCACTGGCAAGCAGGGAGACCGAGGAGAAGCT GGAGCACAAGGCCCCATGGGACCTGCAGGACCAGCTGGAGCCCGAGGAATGCCA GGCCCTCAAGGCCCCCGAGGTGACAAAGGAGAAGCTGGAGAGGCTGGCGAGAGGGGACTGAAGGGACACCGTGGCTTCACTGGTCTGCAGGGTCTGCCCGGCCCCCCT GGTCCTTCTGGAGACCAAGGTGCTTCTGGTCCTGCTGGTCCTTCTGGCCCTAGA GGTCCTCCTGGCCCCGTCGGTCCTTCAGGCAAAGATGGTGCTAATGGAATCCCTGGCCCCATTGGACCTCCTGGTCCCCGTGGACGTTCTGGTGAAACTGGCCCCGCT GGTCCTCCTGGAACTCCTGGCCCCCCTGGCCCCCCAGGTCCCCCGGGTCCTGGCATCGACATGTCCGCCtttgctggcctaggccagagagAGAAGGGTCCCGACCCCCTGCAGTACATGCGGGCCGACGAGGCGGCCGGCAACCTGAGGCAGCACGATGCTGAGGTGGATGCCACGCTCAAGTCCCTCAACAACCAGATTGAGAGCATCCGCAGTCCCGAGGGCTCCCGCAAGAACCCTGCTCGCACCTGCCGGGACCTGAAACTCTGCCACCCCGAGTGGAAGAGCG GAGACTACTGGATCGACCCCAACCAGGGATGCACTTTGGACGCCATGAAGGTTTTCTGCAACATGGAGACTGGTGAGACCTGCGTCTACCCCAGCCCAGCCAGCGTTCCCAAGAAGAACTGGTGGAGCAGCAAGAGCAAGGACAAGAAACACATCTGGTTTGGAGAAACCATCAATGGCGGCTTCCAT TTCAGCTATGGAGATGACAACCTGGCTCCTAACACTGCCAACGTCCAGATGACCTTCCTGCGCCTGCTGTCCACTGAGGGCTCCCAGAACATCACCTACCACTGCAAGAACAGCATTGCCTACCTGGACGAAGCTGCTGGCAACCTCAAGAAAGCCCTGCTCATCCAGGGCTCCAACGACGTGGAGATCCGGGCTGAGGGCAACAGCAGGTTCACGTATACTGTTCTGAAGGATGGCTGCACG AAACACACCGGTAAGTGGGGCCAGACTATGATTGAGTACCGGTCACAGAAGACCTCTCGCCTCCCCATCATTGACATCGCGCCTATGGACATAGGAGGGCCCGAGCAGGAATTCGGTGTGGACATAGGGCCTGTCTGCTTCTTGTAA